One window of the Shimwellia blattae DSM 4481 = NBRC 105725 genome contains the following:
- the paaD gene encoding 1,2-phenylacetyl-CoA epoxidase subunit PaaD: MQQTPDTQTLNLVAPEIRRIWNSLATISDPEIPVLTITDLGMVRSVRQQEDGWHIGFTPTYSGCPATEFLITAIKQVLSGQGFSPVQVDVQLHPAWTTDWMTSSARERLREYGISPPQGHSCHAIVPEQVCCPRCGSEHTGLISEFGSTACKALYRCNSCREPFDYFKCI, translated from the coding sequence ATGCAGCAGACACCTGACACCCAGACCCTGAACCTGGTGGCCCCGGAAATCCGGCGTATCTGGAACAGTCTGGCCACGATAAGTGACCCGGAGATCCCGGTGCTGACCATTACCGATCTTGGCATGGTGCGCAGTGTGCGCCAGCAGGAGGATGGCTGGCACATCGGATTTACGCCGACCTATTCCGGGTGTCCCGCCACTGAGTTTCTGATAACCGCCATTAAGCAGGTGCTGAGCGGGCAGGGGTTCTCCCCGGTGCAGGTGGATGTGCAGTTACACCCGGCCTGGACCACCGACTGGATGACCAGCAGCGCCCGCGAGCGGTTGCGCGAATACGGGATAAGCCCCCCCCAGGGGCACAGTTGCCACGCTATTGTGCCGGAGCAGGTGTGCTGCCCGCGCTGCGGCAGTGAGCACACCGGGCTTATCAGTGAATTTGGCTCCACGGCCTGTAAAGCGCTGTACCGCTGCAATAGCTGCCGCGAGCCTTTCGACTATTTCAAATGTATCTGA
- the paaE gene encoding 1,2-phenylacetyl-CoA epoxidase subunit PaaE, with the protein MTTFHSLKVAKIEPETRDAVAITFAVPEALAEEYRFVPGQHLTLRTRIGGEELRRCYSICRPAAKGEISVAVKAIDGGRFSRYAVTDLHPGMTLDVMVPQGQFGYQPRPQTRGNYLALAVGSGITPMLAIIATTLDTERESFFTLIYGNRSSDSMMFRQGLADLKDRYGQRLQLVYLFSQQAQDSELLSGRPDGDKLRALGEQLLDFPGFDRTFICGPHTMMEEARETLTGLGVPAGKIFIEHFATAGTPVRSRTSTQSVGRRVTLRQDGRDRQITLSAEDDSILDAALRQGSELPYACKGGVCATCKCKVLQGEVEMGLNYSLEPEQIAAGYVLSCQALPKGDGVVLDFDV; encoded by the coding sequence ATGACAACGTTTCACTCCCTGAAAGTGGCAAAAATTGAGCCGGAAACCCGGGACGCAGTGGCGATCACGTTTGCCGTTCCGGAGGCACTGGCGGAGGAATACCGCTTTGTCCCGGGCCAGCACCTGACGCTGCGCACCCGCATCGGCGGTGAAGAGCTGCGCCGCTGCTACTCCATCTGCCGCCCGGCAGCGAAGGGGGAAATCTCCGTGGCGGTCAAAGCCATTGATGGCGGGCGCTTTTCCCGCTATGCCGTGACCGATCTGCACCCGGGGATGACCCTGGACGTGATGGTCCCCCAGGGGCAGTTTGGCTACCAGCCCCGGCCCCAGACCCGGGGAAACTATCTGGCTCTGGCGGTGGGCTCCGGCATTACGCCGATGCTGGCGATTATCGCCACCACCCTTGATACCGAGCGCGAGAGCTTTTTTACCCTGATTTACGGCAACCGCTCCAGCGACAGCATGATGTTCCGCCAGGGGCTGGCGGATCTGAAAGACCGCTACGGCCAGCGCCTGCAACTGGTCTATCTGTTCAGCCAGCAGGCCCAGGACAGCGAACTGCTCAGCGGCCGGCCGGATGGCGACAAGCTGCGGGCACTGGGGGAGCAACTGCTGGACTTCCCGGGCTTTGACCGCACCTTTATTTGCGGCCCCCACACCATGATGGAAGAGGCCAGAGAGACCCTGACCGGGCTGGGCGTTCCCGCCGGGAAGATTTTTATCGAACATTTTGCCACCGCCGGTACACCGGTACGCAGCCGCACCAGCACCCAGTCGGTGGGCCGCCGCGTCACCCTGCGCCAGGATGGCCGCGACCGGCAGATAACCCTCAGCGCAGAGGACGACAGCATTCTTGATGCGGCACTGCGCCAGGGCAGCGAACTGCCTTACGCCTGCAAAGGGGGGGTATGCGCCACCTGTAAATGCAAGGTGCTACAGGGTGAAGTGGAGATGGGGCTGAACTACAGCCTTGAACCGGAGCAGATTGCCGCCGGGTATGTACTGAGCTGCCAGGCCCTGCCGAAAGGCGACGGGGTGGTACTGGATTTTGATGTGTAG
- the paaF gene encoding 2,3-dehydroadipyl-CoA hydratase PaaF → MSALISEQQGRVLTLTLNRPEARNALNNSLLTGLADALEAAAGDPGVGAVVITGQPRFFAAGADLREMASRGLADTLNDPRPLIWQRLDNFPKPLIAAVNGYALGAGCELVLLCDLVIAGDNASFGLPEITLGLMPGAGGTQRLIRTVGKALASRMVLSGEAISAARAQEAGLVAEVHPAALTLEYAQRLAAKIAGHAPLALQAAKQSLRQSQESGLALGLKQERTLFTLLAATDDRREGIAAFLEKRSPNFTGR, encoded by the coding sequence ATGAGCGCACTGATTTCTGAACAACAAGGCCGCGTGCTGACCCTGACGCTAAACCGTCCCGAGGCCCGCAACGCCCTGAATAACAGCCTGCTGACCGGGCTTGCCGATGCGCTGGAAGCCGCCGCCGGAGATCCGGGGGTGGGGGCGGTGGTTATCACCGGGCAGCCGCGCTTTTTTGCTGCCGGTGCCGATCTGCGCGAAATGGCCAGCCGGGGGCTGGCCGACACCTTAAACGATCCGCGCCCGCTCATCTGGCAGCGGCTGGATAATTTCCCTAAACCGCTGATTGCGGCGGTCAATGGCTATGCCCTGGGGGCCGGTTGCGAGCTGGTATTGCTGTGCGATCTGGTGATCGCCGGGGATAACGCCAGCTTCGGGCTGCCGGAGATAACCCTCGGGCTGATGCCGGGGGCCGGGGGCACCCAGCGGCTGATTCGCACCGTGGGCAAAGCCCTTGCCAGCCGGATGGTGCTGAGCGGGGAGGCCATCTCCGCCGCCCGGGCACAGGAAGCGGGTCTGGTGGCGGAGGTACACCCCGCCGCCCTGACCCTGGAATACGCGCAGCGGCTGGCCGCGAAGATAGCCGGTCACGCGCCCCTGGCGCTGCAGGCGGCCAAACAGTCCCTGCGCCAGAGCCAGGAAAGTGGTCTGGCCCTGGGGCTGAAGCAGGAGCGCACTCTGTTTACCCTGCTGGCCGCCACTGACGATCGCCGGGAAGGGATCGCCGCTTTTCTGGAAAAACGCTCGCCGAATTTTACAGGACGCTAA
- the paaG gene encoding 2-(1,2-epoxy-1,2-dihydrophenyl)acetyl-CoA isomerase PaaG, protein MENLIVCDVQQGVMTLTLNRPERLNSFNDAMHRQLAGFLTQAERDDSIRCLLITGAGRGFCAGQDLNDRNVDPAGDAPDLGYSVEAFYNPLVRRLARLPKPVIAAVNGVAAGAGATLALGCDMVIAARSASFVMAFSKLGLIPDCGGTWFLPRVAGRARAMGLALTGGKLSAEQAAEWGMIWQLVEDADLHDTSIAQARHFATQPTYGLGLIKQALLAAEHNTLDQQLDVERDYQRLAGRSADYREGVAAFLAKRTPQFRGK, encoded by the coding sequence ATGGAAAACCTGATTGTTTGTGATGTTCAGCAGGGGGTCATGACCCTGACGTTAAACCGTCCTGAGCGCCTCAATAGTTTTAATGATGCTATGCACCGGCAGCTGGCCGGTTTCCTGACCCAGGCCGAGCGCGACGACAGTATCCGCTGCCTGCTGATAACCGGTGCCGGGCGCGGATTCTGCGCCGGTCAGGATCTTAACGATCGTAATGTCGATCCTGCCGGGGATGCCCCGGACCTTGGCTACTCCGTTGAGGCCTTCTACAACCCGCTGGTGCGCCGCCTGGCGCGGCTGCCAAAGCCGGTGATTGCCGCGGTCAACGGCGTGGCGGCTGGCGCTGGCGCCACCCTGGCTCTGGGCTGCGATATGGTGATTGCCGCCCGCTCCGCCAGTTTTGTGATGGCGTTCAGCAAGCTGGGGCTGATCCCCGATTGCGGCGGCACCTGGTTCCTGCCCCGGGTCGCCGGGCGGGCCCGCGCTATGGGGCTGGCCCTGACCGGTGGCAAGCTCAGTGCCGAACAGGCGGCGGAGTGGGGCATGATCTGGCAGCTGGTGGAGGATGCGGATCTGCACGACACCAGTATCGCCCAGGCGCGCCACTTCGCGACCCAGCCCACCTATGGCCTGGGGCTGATTAAACAGGCGCTGCTGGCGGCAGAGCATAACACCCTTGACCAGCAGCTTGATGTGGAGCGGGATTACCAGCGCCTGGCCGGGCGCAGCGCCGACTACCGGGAAGGGGTTGCCGCCTTCCTGGCGAAACGCACGCCGCAGTTCCGGGGGAAATAA
- the paaH gene encoding 3-hydroxyacyl-CoA dehydrogenase PaaH: MQISEQTRIAVIGSGTMGAGIAQLAASAGHQVQLYDISPQAITRGLEGIARSLQGRVDKGRLTTEQYQAILGRLSAAEQLSELAGADIVIEAAAEKLEIKQQLFRALAEICAPQTLLTTNTSSISVTAIASGIPNPGRVAGLHFFNPAPVMKLVEVVRGLDSSPQTIDTLCQLAQRWGKTPVRCQSTPGFIVNRVARPYYAEAWRALEEQVAPAAVIDAALRDGARFPMGPLELTDMIGQDVNFAVTCSVFNAFWQERRFLPSLVQQELVLAGKWGRKTGQGVYGWPREAQALPVVEPLADSAAARVQRKGGPGMWLNGMAQLTAHFDQSDVVADVPFLELDEVLVMATSGETAQQLSRRYQRPVVVLDLADDYLNGALVVMAAAATNRPEQTEKVIHFFQQRDKQVLLVADYPGLLAWRTVAMLVNEALDAVQKGVACPEDVDVAMRLGVNYPHGPLAWGESLGWQRVLTVLENLQKHYGEERYRPSSLLRERALMEKHYEQ; the protein is encoded by the coding sequence ATGCAGATCAGCGAACAGACCCGTATTGCCGTTATCGGCAGCGGCACCATGGGGGCGGGCATCGCCCAGCTGGCCGCCAGCGCCGGACACCAGGTTCAGCTTTATGACATCTCCCCCCAGGCGATTACCCGGGGGCTGGAGGGAATTGCCCGCAGCCTGCAGGGGCGGGTGGACAAAGGCCGCCTGACGACAGAGCAGTACCAGGCGATACTCGGGCGGCTCAGCGCCGCAGAGCAGTTAAGCGAGCTTGCCGGGGCGGATATTGTCATTGAAGCGGCAGCAGAAAAGCTGGAGATCAAACAGCAGCTCTTCCGGGCCCTGGCGGAGATCTGCGCCCCGCAAACCCTGCTGACCACCAATACGTCATCTATCTCGGTCACCGCGATTGCCAGCGGGATCCCGAACCCCGGGCGGGTGGCCGGGCTGCACTTCTTTAACCCGGCACCGGTAATGAAACTGGTGGAAGTGGTCAGGGGGCTCGACAGCAGCCCGCAAACCATCGACACCCTGTGCCAGCTGGCCCAGCGCTGGGGGAAAACCCCGGTGCGCTGCCAGTCAACCCCGGGCTTTATTGTGAACCGCGTTGCCCGGCCCTATTACGCGGAAGCCTGGCGCGCCCTGGAGGAGCAGGTGGCCCCGGCGGCGGTGATTGATGCGGCCCTGCGCGACGGCGCCCGCTTTCCGATGGGTCCGCTGGAGCTGACCGACATGATAGGCCAGGACGTGAACTTTGCGGTGACCTGCTCGGTATTTAACGCCTTCTGGCAAGAGCGCCGCTTCCTGCCTTCGCTGGTGCAGCAGGAGCTGGTGCTGGCCGGAAAGTGGGGGCGCAAAACCGGTCAGGGGGTGTATGGCTGGCCCCGGGAAGCGCAGGCGCTGCCGGTGGTGGAGCCGCTGGCGGATAGCGCCGCTGCCCGGGTGCAGCGCAAAGGGGGGCCGGGCATGTGGCTCAACGGTATGGCCCAGCTGACGGCCCACTTTGACCAGAGCGACGTGGTGGCCGATGTGCCGTTCCTTGAACTGGATGAGGTGCTGGTGATGGCAACCAGCGGTGAGACGGCCCAGCAGCTCTCCCGGCGCTATCAGCGCCCGGTAGTGGTGCTGGATCTGGCGGATGACTACCTCAACGGCGCCCTGGTGGTGATGGCGGCCGCCGCCACCAACCGCCCGGAACAGACAGAGAAAGTGATCCACTTCTTCCAGCAGCGGGACAAGCAAGTGCTGCTGGTGGCGGACTACCCCGGCCTGCTGGCCTGGCGCACGGTAGCCATGCTGGTTAACGAAGCGCTCGATGCGGTGCAAAAAGGGGTGGCCTGCCCGGAGGATGTGGACGTGGCTATGCGCCTGGGAGTCAATTATCCCCACGGGCCGCTGGCCTGGGGAGAGTCACTGGGCTGGCAGCGGGTGCTGACGGTACTGGAAAACCTGCAAAAACATTATGGCGAGGAGCGCTACCGCCCCAGCTCGCTGTTGCGGGAGCGCGCCCTGATGGAGAAACACTATGAGCAATAG
- the paaI gene encoding hydroxyphenylacetyl-CoA thioesterase PaaI, with protein sequence MSNSPWDNARLMYQRDNCARALGIELQEMGEGSATVTMRVRDDMLNGHQTCHGGQLFSLADTAFAYACNSQGLAAVASGCSIDFLRPAKAGDLLTARANVRAQGKTTGVYDIEITNQEARSIALFRGRAHRLGITLSGEKV encoded by the coding sequence ATGAGCAATAGTCCCTGGGACAACGCCCGGCTGATGTACCAGCGTGATAACTGTGCCCGGGCACTGGGTATCGAGTTACAGGAGATGGGCGAGGGCAGCGCCACCGTCACCATGCGGGTGCGCGACGATATGCTCAACGGCCACCAGACCTGCCACGGGGGCCAGTTATTCTCCCTGGCGGATACCGCCTTTGCCTACGCCTGCAACAGCCAGGGGCTGGCGGCGGTGGCCTCCGGGTGCAGTATCGATTTTTTACGCCCGGCAAAGGCCGGAGACCTGCTCACGGCGCGGGCTAATGTGCGCGCCCAGGGGAAGACCACCGGCGTTTACGATATTGAAATTACCAACCAGGAGGCCCGCAGTATTGCGCTGTTTCGCGGTCGCGCTCACCGGCTTGGCATCACTCTGAGCGGAGAAAAAGTATGA